A genome region from Marinifilum sp. JC120 includes the following:
- the typA gene encoding translational GTPase TypA yields MTNLIQNEKIRNIAIIAHVDHGKTTLVDGMFKQSGLFREGQEVDDRLMDSMDLERERGITIAAKNCAVDWKGIKINIIDTPGHADFGGEVERSLSMADGAILLVDASEGPLPQTRFVLKKALEAGLKIIVVVNKIDRADARPDEVLDEVYDLFIDLDANEEQLEFPLLYAIGRDGIAQETLEEKGENLHPLMDMVVDQVPGPSYNETEPFQMLVSDLGYSDYLGRLAIGKVIHGSAKQNEPLTCINEQGENVSLRLTKIQTYDGLTFVETDIANPGDIVVVSGIEEITIGDTICTKEAPKALPRITVDEPTVSMRFTINTSPMAGLEGKLVQSSRIRERLHKETLLNVAVKIEESEEKDSFIVKGRGEFQLAILIETMRREGFELSVGRPEVIFKKEGGQKLEPMEQVFIDCEEAFLGVVTEKLSTRKGKMTNLVNNGKGRVRMEFSAPSRALIGYRDEFLTDTKGTGIMNSLFAGYEPYRGDFPSRYTGSLVADRAGKGVAYAIFNLEPRGELFIEPGDPIYEGMIVGEHNRDNDININPSKEKKLSNMRASGKDEAVILTPIRPMTLERAMHFIRDDELIEVTPESIRLRKVELSASKRHMSRGKQLKAKGQK; encoded by the coding sequence GTGACTAATCTTATCCAAAACGAAAAAATTAGAAATATAGCTATCATAGCACACGTTGACCATGGTAAAACCACTTTGGTTGACGGTATGTTTAAACAGAGCGGGCTGTTCCGTGAAGGTCAGGAAGTTGATGACCGCCTCATGGACAGCATGGACCTTGAGCGTGAACGCGGCATCACCATTGCTGCCAAAAACTGCGCCGTTGACTGGAAAGGCATCAAGATCAACATCATTGATACCCCCGGTCACGCCGACTTCGGTGGCGAAGTTGAACGTTCCCTGTCCATGGCTGACGGTGCCATCCTGTTGGTCGACGCATCTGAAGGTCCTCTGCCCCAGACCCGCTTCGTACTCAAGAAAGCCCTTGAAGCCGGCCTCAAAATTATCGTTGTAGTCAACAAAATCGACCGTGCGGATGCCCGTCCGGACGAAGTACTTGACGAAGTATACGACCTCTTCATCGACCTTGATGCCAATGAAGAACAGCTCGAATTTCCCCTGCTCTACGCTATCGGCCGTGACGGTATTGCTCAGGAAACCCTTGAAGAAAAAGGCGAAAACCTGCACCCGCTTATGGATATGGTCGTTGATCAGGTTCCCGGTCCTTCTTATAATGAGACAGAGCCCTTCCAGATGCTGGTTTCCGATCTCGGCTACTCCGACTACCTCGGACGTCTGGCTATCGGTAAAGTCATCCACGGCAGTGCCAAGCAGAACGAACCCCTGACCTGCATTAATGAGCAAGGTGAGAACGTATCCCTGCGTCTTACCAAGATTCAGACCTATGACGGACTTACCTTTGTAGAAACCGATATCGCCAACCCCGGTGACATTGTTGTTGTTTCCGGCATCGAAGAAATCACCATCGGCGACACCATCTGCACTAAGGAAGCACCGAAAGCCCTGCCCCGCATCACAGTTGATGAACCAACTGTTTCCATGCGCTTCACCATCAATACCTCACCCATGGCAGGCCTTGAAGGTAAACTGGTCCAGTCTTCCAGAATCCGCGAAAGACTGCACAAGGAAACCCTTCTTAACGTCGCTGTAAAAATTGAGGAAAGTGAAGAAAAGGACAGCTTCATCGTCAAGGGACGTGGCGAATTCCAGCTTGCTATCCTTATTGAAACCATGCGCCGCGAAGGATTCGAACTTTCTGTAGGCCGTCCTGAAGTTATCTTTAAGAAAGAAGGCGGACAGAAACTTGAGCCTATGGAACAGGTCTTCATTGATTGTGAAGAAGCTTTCCTCGGCGTAGTCACTGAAAAACTTTCCACCCGTAAGGGTAAAATGACCAACTTGGTCAATAACGGAAAAGGCCGTGTACGCATGGAATTTTCCGCACCTTCACGCGCGCTCATCGGTTACCGCGATGAATTCCTGACCGATACCAAGGGTACCGGAATCATGAACTCCCTTTTCGCGGGTTACGAACCTTACCGTGGGGACTTCCCCTCCCGCTACACCGGTTCTCTCGTTGCTGACCGCGCAGGTAAGGGCGTAGCTTACGCCATCTTCAACCTTGAACCGCGCGGCGAACTTTTTATCGAACCCGGCGATCCTATCTACGAAGGTATGATTGTAGGTGAGCACAACAGGGATAATGACATCAACATTAACCCTTCCAAAGAGAAAAAGCTCAGTAACATGCGTGCTTCCGGTAAGGATGAGGCTGTAATTCTGACCCCCATCCGTCCCATGACTCTTGAACGTGCAATGCACTTCATCAGGGATGATGAGCTGATTGAGGTTACTCCCGAATCAATCCGTCTGCGTAAGGTGGAACTGTCCGCCTCCAAACGCCATATGTCCCGCGGTAAGCAGCTCAAAGCCAAAGGCCAGAAGTAA
- a CDS encoding FAD-dependent thymidylate synthase, whose translation MPEKDLRVELLSMTPNGLELLYAAFRQCYHAGFVADMWPRLLNGEVEKEKQAEFVSKILESGHDSPIEHVSFTFAVEGISRACSHQIVRHRIASYSQQSQRYVAENDMDYIIPPAIAKIPEARERFEKFMDEVGSAYKDLREILVEAGREAKANEDARFVLPQAAETKIVITMNCRSLMHFFNLRCCQRAQWEVRKMADKMLNICKEEFPAIFRHGGASCEQLGYCPEADRFACGRYPTLKQLTKSE comes from the coding sequence ATGCCTGAGAAAGATTTACGAGTGGAACTGTTGTCCATGACTCCCAACGGATTGGAGCTGCTTTATGCCGCATTCCGTCAGTGTTACCATGCCGGATTTGTGGCTGATATGTGGCCCCGGCTTTTGAATGGTGAAGTTGAAAAGGAAAAGCAGGCGGAATTTGTTTCCAAGATTCTTGAGTCCGGCCATGACAGTCCCATTGAGCACGTAAGCTTTACTTTTGCCGTGGAAGGGATTTCCCGGGCCTGTTCCCATCAGATAGTGCGTCATCGTATTGCTTCATATTCCCAGCAGAGTCAGCGTTACGTTGCTGAAAATGACATGGACTACATCATTCCCCCCGCAATTGCCAAGATTCCCGAAGCACGGGAGCGTTTTGAGAAATTTATGGATGAAGTGGGCAGTGCTTATAAAGATCTACGCGAAATACTGGTCGAGGCCGGACGCGAAGCCAAAGCTAACGAGGATGCCCGTTTTGTACTGCCGCAGGCTGCGGAAACCAAGATTGTTATAACTATGAATTGCCGTTCCCTCATGCACTTCTTTAATCTGCGCTGCTGTCAGCGTGCTCAGTGGGAAGTCCGTAAGATGGCCGATAAGATGCTTAATATCTGTAAGGAAGAGTTTCCGGCAATTTTTCGCCATGGCGGAGCTAGCTGTGAGCAACTGGGGTACTGTCCTGAAGCAGACAGGTTCGCCTGTGGTCGATATCCGACCTTGAAGCAGCTCACTAAAAGTGAGTGA
- the dnaA gene encoding chromosomal replication initiator protein DnaA, with the protein MMRDSWNKILKFLEKGLNPGLYKVWIKPLKAEVSSNTIKLYAPNDFVAAWVRDRLMDNIKEAGEQVLGTSPKVEIGVRKSVEKPAVKAKPRPAAVRPVQTSMGLPMMSSAVVNTRFPRWRFSFDDFIIGESNRLACAASRSLCDNSLPGDQLFMSSAPGLGKTHLLHSIGQNLCASSNKKHISIACLTAEEFANRMVLALKAGEISRFKSEFRDNVDCLLLEDIHFFQGKQKMQDEILETLKSLQLRGSKVVMTSSFLPRELEKVDQQLVSRFSSGLLALISTPDFETRKRIVESKATRLGTQVPNSISELLADRITTDVRQLESCLQNLVLKARLLNRDVSQELAWQVLENYSIAKAAPSYDSIVDHICRSYELSPEQLRSKSRKRQIVLARNTAFFLARKHTELSLKDIGTRLGRRHSTVIKGITNIEREISLQTPLGRQLQDTMDRLTP; encoded by the coding sequence ATGATGAGAGACAGCTGGAATAAAATTCTAAAATTTCTTGAGAAGGGACTGAACCCCGGTCTGTACAAAGTATGGATCAAGCCCTTGAAAGCCGAGGTCAGCAGCAATACAATTAAATTGTATGCTCCTAATGACTTTGTGGCAGCCTGGGTAAGGGACCGTCTCATGGACAACATCAAAGAAGCTGGCGAGCAGGTTCTCGGCACCAGCCCCAAGGTGGAGATTGGGGTTAGGAAGTCCGTAGAGAAGCCCGCGGTCAAGGCTAAACCAAGACCTGCGGCAGTTCGTCCGGTACAGACAAGCATGGGACTTCCCATGATGTCTTCCGCGGTGGTTAATACTCGTTTTCCCCGTTGGCGTTTTTCTTTTGACGATTTCATAATCGGTGAGTCCAACAGACTTGCCTGCGCCGCGTCCAGAAGTCTCTGTGATAACTCCCTGCCCGGAGATCAACTCTTCATGAGTTCTGCTCCCGGTCTAGGAAAGACTCATCTGCTGCATTCAATAGGTCAAAACCTTTGTGCTTCCAGCAATAAGAAGCACATTTCTATTGCCTGTCTTACAGCGGAAGAGTTTGCAAACAGAATGGTTCTGGCTCTTAAAGCCGGTGAAATTTCCCGTTTCAAATCCGAATTCAGGGACAATGTGGATTGCCTGCTTCTGGAAGATATTCATTTCTTTCAGGGTAAGCAAAAGATGCAGGACGAGATTCTGGAAACCCTGAAGAGCCTGCAATTGCGTGGTTCCAAAGTGGTTATGACCAGTTCCTTCCTGCCCCGCGAACTGGAGAAGGTCGATCAGCAGTTGGTTTCCCGTTTTAGTTCGGGACTGCTGGCACTTATTTCCACTCCTGATTTCGAGACCAGAAAGAGAATAGTTGAAAGCAAGGCCACACGACTTGGAACCCAGGTTCCGAATTCAATTTCTGAACTCTTGGCGGACCGTATTACCACAGATGTAAGACAGCTTGAAAGCTGCTTGCAGAACCTAGTGCTCAAGGCAAGACTGCTCAACCGTGATGTTTCGCAGGAACTGGCCTGGCAGGTATTGGAAAATTATTCCATTGCCAAGGCCGCGCCCAGCTATGATTCCATTGTGGATCATATCTGCCGTTCCTACGAACTTTCACCTGAACAGTTGCGCTCTAAAAGCCGTAAACGCCAGATTGTACTGGCCAGAAACACCGCTTTCTTCCTCGCCCGCAAACATACCGAACTTTCCCTCAAGGATATCGGGACCAGACTGGGCCGCAGACATTCTACCGTAATCAAAGGTATCACTAATATAGAACGTGAAATTTCCCTGCAAACTCCTCTTGGAAGGCAGTTGCAGGATACAATGGACCGTCTGACTCCTTAG
- a CDS encoding phosphate starvation-inducible protein PhoH: protein MGQKNFVLDTNVLIENPKCITALRNGEENKVHLPYTVITELDKLKRDPRIGHIVSQAVRTILGDDKISILSPEFAENLGDLTPDDRILKETLNAAIESPILVTNDRILQIKAGIYNLTCEEYKDSDPFRSDSQMYTGFVDEGQTPYVNSFRWENGNPVFYGNKENKTISYTHEVWGVKPRNIYQNLALELMLNNEINLVSVQSEAGYGKTFLALASALYLALEKKDNPFDKVYLVKPIWEIGAKMGFLPGTVEEKMLPYVRYVRDLTVKLHEQRPANRIFMDTDSDKFRFNQKKFEILPIAYIRGMNLENCVVIIDEMQNMSRSEVRSLLTRMGEGVKCICLGDTRQVDNPYLNESNNGLNWVVKKLRNNKEYAHMVLKGERSRGPITDIVLKTGL from the coding sequence ATGGGACAGAAGAACTTCGTTTTGGACACCAACGTACTCATTGAAAATCCCAAATGTATCACTGCCCTTCGTAACGGAGAGGAAAACAAAGTCCACCTTCCCTACACTGTCATTACCGAACTGGACAAACTCAAGCGGGACCCGCGCATCGGACATATTGTCTCTCAGGCTGTACGTACAATCCTCGGGGATGACAAAATCAGCATTCTCTCCCCTGAGTTTGCGGAAAACCTTGGTGATCTAACCCCGGATGACCGCATCCTCAAAGAAACCCTTAACGCCGCCATCGAATCCCCTATACTGGTCACCAATGACCGAATCCTGCAAATCAAAGCGGGAATCTACAATTTAACTTGCGAAGAATACAAAGATTCTGATCCGTTCCGATCTGATTCCCAGATGTACACCGGATTTGTGGATGAAGGGCAAACTCCCTACGTGAATAGTTTCCGCTGGGAAAATGGCAATCCGGTCTTTTACGGCAACAAGGAAAACAAGACCATTTCCTACACCCACGAAGTCTGGGGCGTGAAGCCTCGCAATATCTACCAGAACCTCGCCCTTGAATTGATGCTTAACAACGAAATCAACCTTGTCTCAGTCCAGTCCGAAGCCGGGTACGGGAAAACCTTTCTGGCTCTGGCTTCCGCCCTTTATCTTGCGCTGGAAAAGAAGGATAATCCCTTTGATAAGGTCTATCTGGTCAAACCCATCTGGGAAATCGGGGCCAAGATGGGCTTCCTGCCCGGAACAGTGGAAGAAAAGATGCTGCCGTATGTACGTTACGTGCGCGATCTGACCGTGAAGCTACATGAACAGCGTCCGGCCAACCGCATTTTCATGGATACGGATTCCGACAAATTCCGCTTCAATCAGAAGAAATTCGAAATCCTGCCCATTGCCTATATTAGGGGTATGAACCTTGAGAACTGCGTGGTCATCATTGATGAAATGCAGAACATGTCCCGTTCCGAGGTTCGTTCGCTGCTTACCCGCATGGGCGAAGGGGTAAAATGCATCTGCCTTGGTGATACCCGACAGGTGGACAACCCTTATCTCAACGAAAGCAACAACGGTCTGAACTGGGTGGTCAAAAAACTGCGCAACAACAAAGAATACGCGCACATGGTCCTCAAAGGCGAACGCTCGCGCGGTCCCATTACTGATATTGTATTGAAAACAGGATTGTGA
- a CDS encoding 4Fe-4S dicluster domain-containing protein translates to MSCKKLKMICFSPTRTTRRILDAIVEGVGAEQAEVIDMTRTANVPESCDCADDDLVIIGGPVYSGRIPHTAVERFSALKSCGTPAVPVVVYGNRAYEDALIELSDIATEAGFKTVAGAAFIGEHSFSTEKTPIAVSRPDEDDLSKAREFGKFLAAKLADGILADVSVEVPGDRPYKDRSPKASASPISNDDCQLCGACERVCPTAAISVGSLVETDPDKCIFCCACVKVCAVEARKMEIPKILEVSQWLADNFSVRREPEIFV, encoded by the coding sequence ATGTCCTGTAAGAAATTAAAGATGATTTGTTTTTCCCCCACCCGGACCACCCGCCGTATTCTGGATGCCATTGTCGAAGGCGTTGGAGCAGAGCAGGCGGAAGTGATTGATATGACCCGCACCGCCAATGTGCCTGAGTCTTGCGACTGTGCTGATGATGATCTGGTGATAATCGGCGGTCCGGTCTACAGCGGACGCATTCCGCATACTGCCGTGGAACGTTTCAGCGCGCTGAAGTCCTGTGGTACTCCTGCGGTTCCCGTAGTTGTTTACGGTAACCGCGCTTACGAAGATGCACTCATCGAGCTTAGTGATATTGCCACTGAGGCTGGATTCAAGACCGTTGCAGGTGCTGCTTTCATCGGCGAACATTCTTTTTCCACCGAGAAGACCCCCATTGCGGTCAGCCGTCCTGATGAAGATGATTTGAGCAAGGCCCGCGAGTTTGGTAAGTTTCTTGCCGCTAAACTTGCTGACGGTATTCTTGCTGATGTAAGTGTAGAAGTGCCCGGTGATCGTCCTTACAAAGATCGTTCGCCCAAGGCTTCCGCTTCGCCCATTTCCAATGATGACTGCCAGCTTTGCGGAGCCTGTGAAAGGGTTTGTCCCACAGCGGCGATTTCCGTTGGTTCTTTAGTTGAAACCGACCCGGACAAGTGTATTTTCTGCTGTGCTTGCGTTAAGGTCTGTGCCGTAGAGGCGCGCAAGATGGAAATTCCCAAGATCCTGGAAGTCTCGCAGTGGTTGGCTGATAATTTCAGCGTTCGTCGTGAGCCTGAGATTTTTGTGTAG
- a CDS encoding DUF3574 domain-containing protein: MRNSVRILAVVVLLLAFGLSGCATGKWNRYELYMGQTYQDGKKQVSTEQFQTFLSKQVTPKFSDGYTIYDAQGFWGGKRGFTYSERSKVLMVVSPDKDAELRVDEIAKAYKDEFNQESVLKIISPVEVGFN; the protein is encoded by the coding sequence ATGCGTAATTCAGTGCGAATTTTGGCTGTTGTGGTCCTGTTGTTGGCTTTCGGCTTGTCCGGCTGTGCAACAGGTAAATGGAATCGCTATGAGCTTTATATGGGCCAGACCTATCAAGATGGCAAAAAGCAGGTAAGTACCGAGCAGTTCCAGACCTTCTTGAGCAAGCAGGTTACTCCCAAGTTCAGCGACGGCTACACCATCTACGATGCCCAAGGCTTCTGGGGCGGCAAGCGCGGCTTCACCTATTCCGAAAGAAGCAAAGTGCTCATGGTCGTCTCCCCGGATAAAGATGCCGAGTTGCGCGTGGATGAGATCGCCAAAGCCTACAAAGATGAGTTCAATCAGGAATCAGTGCTGAAGATAATTAGCCCGGTTGAGGTTGGGTTTAATTAA
- a CDS encoding ATP-binding cassette domain-containing protein: MSDKNTSFLSCRDLSRVFVKKLDFAGKIAQKLGSKIREERVQAVDGVNLDIMPGEVLGLVGESGCGKSTLGRMLCEILNQSGGDIFYKGQNVKEMSSKEHMSYARNVQMIFQDPFASLNPRKRVKQIIGEAPLYHGLTDKAGFDQYLADVMLRCGLDPSYKDRYPHQFSGGQRQRIGIARAMAMQPECLICDESVAALDVSIQAQILNLFMKLRKELNLTCLFISHDLGVVEHISDRIAVMYLGRVVEVGTVEQLFSKPFHPYTQALLNEVPRLEKRDVEFAPLKGEIPSPLDPPKGCHFHPRCAHAMDICREKAPQDKEIGENHRTCCHLADKKDEWISL; this comes from the coding sequence ATGTCAGATAAAAATACATCATTTTTGAGCTGTAGAGACCTGAGCCGGGTCTTCGTAAAGAAACTCGACTTCGCGGGAAAAATTGCCCAGAAGCTGGGTTCAAAAATACGCGAAGAACGTGTTCAGGCAGTGGACGGCGTCAACCTCGACATCATGCCCGGCGAAGTACTGGGATTGGTGGGTGAATCCGGTTGCGGTAAATCCACACTGGGCCGCATGCTCTGCGAAATCCTGAACCAGTCCGGCGGAGATATTTTCTACAAGGGTCAGAACGTCAAGGAAATGAGTTCCAAAGAACACATGTCCTATGCACGCAACGTGCAGATGATCTTTCAAGACCCCTTTGCCTCGCTGAACCCGCGTAAACGGGTCAAGCAGATCATCGGCGAAGCACCGCTATACCACGGACTGACCGACAAGGCCGGATTCGATCAATACCTTGCCGATGTAATGCTCCGCTGCGGACTGGACCCCAGCTACAAGGACCGTTATCCGCATCAGTTCTCCGGCGGTCAGCGTCAGAGAATCGGGATTGCAAGAGCTATGGCTATGCAGCCGGAATGTCTGATCTGTGATGAATCCGTAGCCGCATTGGATGTATCCATTCAGGCCCAGATTCTGAACCTGTTCATGAAGCTGCGCAAAGAACTGAACCTGACCTGTTTGTTCATCAGCCATGACTTAGGCGTTGTCGAACACATCTCAGACCGTATCGCGGTTATGTACCTTGGCCGGGTAGTTGAAGTCGGAACAGTGGAACAGCTTTTCAGCAAACCGTTCCACCCCTACACACAGGCCCTGCTGAACGAGGTCCCCAGACTGGAAAAAAGGGACGTGGAATTTGCCCCGCTCAAAGGCGAAATCCCCTCTCCCCTCGATCCGCCCAAAGGCTGCCACTTCCACCCCCGCTGCGCCCACGCCATGGATATATGTCGTGAAAAGGCCCCGCAGGATAAGGAAATCGGCGAAAACCACCGCACCTGCTGCCATCTGGCAGATAAGAAAGATGAGTGGATTAGTTTGTAG
- a CDS encoding ABC transporter ATP-binding protein — protein sequence MSESILSIQNLKTYFYTRAGIAKAVDDISLDIGKGEIVGIVGESGSGKSVTGFSIMGLVDPPGEIAGGSIKYKGQEIIGQSEEEWRKFRGAKVSMIFQDPMMTLNPVLRIDTQMMEAITAHEKVSKAEALRRSIEALAMVGIPSPEERIKAYPHQFSGGMRQRVAIAIGLINKPDLIIADEPTTALDVTIQSQILSEMQALCRKTGMALIWITHDLTVVAGLAHKVAVMYAGRVIEQGNVEEILDHPMHPYTHGLIGSVPSRNKRGEPLFQIPGMTPSLVNIPEGCSFRMRCPYADDQCMVAPERTELENGRVVRCHHPL from the coding sequence ATGAGTGAAAGCATTCTCAGCATACAAAATCTTAAGACCTACTTTTACACCCGTGCCGGAATCGCCAAGGCCGTTGATGACATCAGTCTGGATATTGGCAAAGGCGAAATTGTCGGTATTGTGGGCGAATCCGGTTCCGGTAAATCCGTAACAGGTTTCTCAATCATGGGCCTTGTGGACCCTCCGGGTGAAATTGCCGGTGGTTCCATCAAATACAAGGGGCAGGAAATCATCGGCCAGTCCGAAGAGGAATGGCGTAAGTTCAGGGGCGCAAAGGTCTCCATGATCTTTCAGGACCCTATGATGACCCTTAACCCGGTCCTGCGCATTGATACCCAGATGATGGAAGCCATCACCGCCCATGAAAAAGTATCCAAGGCTGAGGCTCTGCGCCGCTCCATCGAGGCCCTTGCCATGGTCGGTATTCCCTCTCCCGAGGAACGCATCAAGGCTTACCCGCACCAGTTTTCCGGCGGTATGCGTCAGCGCGTTGCCATTGCCATCGGACTGATCAACAAGCCGGACCTGATTATTGCCGACGAACCGACCACCGCGCTGGACGTAACTATTCAGAGCCAGATCCTTTCCGAAATGCAGGCCCTCTGCCGCAAGACCGGAATGGCCCTGATCTGGATCACCCACGATCTCACCGTAGTTGCAGGTCTGGCCCACAAGGTTGCGGTAATGTACGCCGGGCGGGTCATTGAGCAGGGCAATGTCGAAGAAATTCTCGATCATCCCATGCATCCGTACACCCACGGCTTGATCGGATCAGTACCCAGCCGCAACAAGCGCGGTGAGCCGCTGTTCCAGATTCCGGGCATGACCCCGTCGCTGGTCAACATCCCCGAAGGTTGTTCCTTCAGGATGCGCTGCCCCTACGCTGACGATCAGTGCATGGTCGCCCCGGAGCGGACCGAGCTGGAAAACGGACGCGTAGTACGCTGCCATCATCCTTTGTAG
- a CDS encoding ABC transporter permease, which yields MADTQQTQQPEMSAAENIPEKDESLLLQSLKEYFESKTATIGLIIFSIMIIVALASPYISPQNPYDLMTIDIMDSKLEPGEKSMDESITYWLGTDSQGRDMLSAILYGLRISLGVGVVSTVIALVIGSVIGLWASFVGGRTDSFIMRVVDLQLSFPAILVALILLAILGKGVDKIILSLVIVQWAYYARAIRSNVLVERRKEYVEAAKCLALPQNRIMFGHVLPNCTPELIVISTVKVAGAIALEATLSFLGLGMPITQPSLGLLIANGFKYLQSGYYWISFYPGVALLVLIVSINLVGDRLRDVLNPRLKK from the coding sequence ATGGCAGATACACAACAAACGCAGCAGCCGGAAATGTCCGCAGCCGAGAACATCCCGGAAAAAGACGAATCCCTGCTCCTGCAATCGCTGAAAGAATATTTTGAAAGCAAGACCGCGACTATCGGGCTGATAATTTTCAGCATTATGATCATCGTGGCTCTGGCTTCCCCGTACATCTCACCGCAGAATCCGTACGATCTGATGACCATCGACATCATGGACTCCAAGCTGGAACCCGGCGAGAAATCCATGGACGAATCCATCACCTACTGGCTGGGTACAGACAGTCAGGGACGCGATATGCTCAGTGCCATCCTTTACGGTCTGCGCATCAGTCTCGGTGTGGGTGTGGTAAGTACCGTCATCGCATTGGTCATCGGTTCCGTCATCGGTCTCTGGGCCTCATTTGTCGGCGGACGCACGGACTCGTTCATCATGCGAGTAGTGGATTTACAGCTGAGTTTTCCGGCCATCCTAGTAGCCCTAATACTACTGGCGATACTAGGAAAAGGGGTTGATAAGATCATCCTCTCACTGGTCATTGTGCAATGGGCCTACTATGCCCGCGCCATCCGCAGTAACGTGCTGGTGGAACGCAGGAAGGAATACGTAGAAGCGGCAAAATGCCTCGCCCTGCCCCAGAACAGAATCATGTTCGGACACGTGCTGCCCAACTGTACGCCGGAGCTGATCGTTATTTCCACCGTTAAAGTAGCCGGGGCCATCGCTCTTGAGGCGACCCTTTCTTTCCTCGGACTGGGTATGCCCATTACCCAGCCCTCACTGGGGCTGCTCATTGCCAACGGCTTTAAGTACCTGCAATCCGGTTACTACTGGATCAGCTTCTATCCCGGCGTGGCCCTGCTCGTTCTCATCGTATCCATCAACCTTGTGGGTGACAGGTTGCGTGACGTTCTGAACCCGAGGTTGAAAAAATGA
- a CDS encoding ABC transporter permease, which translates to MLAFLIRRISQSIVVLLVMSVLVFGGVFCIGNPVDILIAPDATPAERDRAIKELGLDKPLPEQYMRFLKDAVQGDLGNSFVYNEPALKLIMQRMPATMELAVTAMLMAVFFGIPLGMIAGIKSDTLLGRSIMRFSILGFSLPTFWVGLMFIIIFSVYLGWLPSGGRGETVELLGVPVSFLSWDGIRHLILPAMNLALFKTSLAIRLSRAGVQENIQMDYVKFARAKGLTNTRIIGLHVMKNIMIPVITVLGMEFGGLIAFAVVTETIFSWPGMGKLVIDSIGVLDRPVIVAYLLITVTMFIIINLIVDIIYSILDPRVRLGDQN; encoded by the coding sequence ATGCTCGCATTTTTGATAAGAAGAATTTCACAATCCATCGTCGTACTGCTGGTCATGTCCGTACTGGTTTTCGGCGGTGTTTTCTGTATCGGGAACCCGGTGGATATCCTCATCGCTCCCGACGCCACCCCGGCGGAAAGGGACCGCGCCATCAAGGAACTCGGCCTGGACAAGCCCCTGCCCGAACAATACATGCGCTTTCTTAAAGACGCAGTGCAGGGTGATCTGGGTAATTCCTTTGTATACAACGAACCTGCGCTCAAGCTGATCATGCAGCGCATGCCCGCAACCATGGAACTGGCCGTAACCGCCATGCTCATGGCTGTATTTTTCGGAATTCCTCTAGGAATGATAGCCGGGATAAAATCCGACACCCTGCTCGGGCGAAGTATCATGCGTTTCTCCATACTGGGCTTCAGTCTACCAACATTCTGGGTCGGGCTGATGTTCATCATTATATTCTCGGTTTATCTGGGCTGGCTGCCCTCGGGAGGACGTGGAGAAACGGTGGAACTGCTAGGCGTTCCGGTAAGTTTCCTTTCATGGGACGGAATACGCCATCTCATTCTCCCGGCCATGAACCTCGCCCTGTTCAAGACCTCGCTGGCTATCAGACTCAGCCGGGCCGGGGTGCAGGAAAACATCCAGATGGATTACGTTAAATTCGCCCGCGCCAAGGGACTGACCAATACCCGTATCATCGGGTTGCACGTCATGAAGAATATCATGATCCCGGTTATTACTGTTCTGGGTATGGAATTCGGCGGACTGATCGCTTTCGCGGTTGTTACCGAGACTATTTTCTCATGGCCCGGCATGGGTAAGCTGGTTATCGACTCCATAGGAGTTCTCGACCGTCCGGTTATCGTGGCTTACCTGCTCATTACCGTGACCATGTTTATCATCATCAACCTCATCGTTGATATCATCTACTCCATACTGGACCCCCGCGTTCGCTTGGGCGACCAGAACTAG